The following are encoded together in the Bradymonas sediminis genome:
- a CDS encoding endonuclease III domain-containing protein — protein sequence MRKSQANLFSENGHATLTTALQELYARYGEPTYDGPDDLLGVLVQTILSQQTTRQNCQRAFGQLLDKFAGDWRRCQIAPRADLEEAIACAGLAKQKSTRIQALLARLEEERGDYSLEFLREMTPDDARDYLTSFKGVGPKTAAFTLMYAAGMALFPMDTHIFRICERLGWLDAGQSSKQAHRRMEEMIPAGQHYPAHMVLVRHGREVCHARSPACEDCPLGDICLYYQDLISK from the coding sequence ATGCGTAAATCTCAGGCGAATTTATTTTCTGAAAATGGTCACGCCACGCTCACGACCGCGCTTCAAGAACTCTACGCGCGCTACGGTGAGCCGACCTACGATGGCCCCGATGATTTATTGGGAGTGTTGGTGCAGACGATCCTGAGCCAGCAGACCACCCGGCAGAATTGCCAGCGCGCCTTCGGCCAATTGCTCGATAAATTTGCGGGGGATTGGCGCCGCTGCCAGATCGCGCCGCGCGCAGACCTCGAAGAAGCCATCGCCTGCGCCGGCCTGGCCAAGCAAAAATCGACGCGCATCCAGGCCCTATTGGCGCGCTTGGAGGAGGAGCGCGGCGACTATAGCCTCGAATTCTTGCGCGAGATGACGCCCGACGACGCCCGCGACTACCTCACCTCATTCAAGGGCGTGGGGCCCAAGACCGCCGCGTTTACGCTGATGTACGCCGCCGGCATGGCGCTCTTTCCGATGGACACCCATATCTTCCGCATCTGCGAGCGCCTCGGCTGGCTCGACGCCGGCCAATCAAGCAAACAAGCGCACCGGCGGATGGAGGAGATGATTCCGGCCGGCCAGCACTACCCCGCGCATATGGTCTTGGTGCGACATGGACGCGAGGTTTGTCACGCGCGCTCGCCGGCGTGTGAGGACTGCCCGCTTGGCGATATCTGCCTTTATTATCAAGATCTTATATCGAAATAG
- a CDS encoding response regulator — MLSKLSDYFVPEDLVAQGGLEARRAQIAVSTTFTMIFWALIAATISASGGSYASAIGVVLCALGVSTAPFILRKTRRLDIAGHLIITPAYFLMMWLIHKNNGLESPANIWLVMIPMLASLFLGKRVAKAWLAVIVVSWLVVIAATVLGYQFPPPPGETLMKVQTGISFIGMGIVALGILGLKDDLQSWLIDELRQKEAETSAVLQTAPDGILTVDSDGRILTANTAATRIFGAERGAMVGEDIRQLVGELDAKTMASVLESQAFGESIEYLGQRGGAAEFPLEIAFGTHNSRIVLVLRDITERKIANQQLRDARDAAVQASQAKSTFLANMSHELRTPLNAVIGYSEMIKEEIEAMQEEGVDNVEMVTDFLPDLTRIRTAGTHLLALINDILDLSKIEAGKMLLNVELFDVAELVEDIRATVAPLAAKSNNTLRVEISDELGFMRSDATKVRQVLFNLLSNACKFTSDGTITMRVGPDESYEQVICEVEDTGVGMSAEKLEMIFDAFTQADSSTTREFGGTGLGLTITRHFCALLEGDIQVESTRGKGSKFTVRLAANIAPEEVFPAARELPQQRVAAGPNAQTVLVIDDDPTMRDLLRRILEREGFVVATAASGSEGLLLAEELRPDLITLDVMMPSMDGWTLLSKLKAHDALAGIPIIMVTMVAESERGYALGADHYMVKPINRQRLVDILDGYRAAGPGGGQILLVEDDEPTRALLRRTLQSDGWQVVEADNGQVGLDTLDAFTPDLVLLDLMMPKMDGFEFLVEFRSREIYRDVPVIVVTAKELTEAELEGLRQGTSEVLSKGGRRIGGDYEAQLLEQVRKYMRKNLPSKGVDKKVDKKPEGAHADESS; from the coding sequence ATGTTGTCAAAGCTTAGCGATTACTTCGTCCCCGAAGATCTTGTCGCGCAGGGCGGTCTGGAGGCCAGACGCGCTCAAATTGCCGTATCGACCACTTTTACGATGATATTTTGGGCGCTGATCGCCGCCACGATTTCAGCCTCCGGCGGCTCCTATGCCTCGGCGATTGGCGTGGTCCTGTGCGCCCTGGGGGTCTCCACGGCGCCGTTTATTTTGCGTAAAACACGTCGCTTGGATATCGCCGGCCACCTGATTATCACGCCGGCCTATTTTCTGATGATGTGGTTGATTCATAAAAATAATGGGCTCGAATCACCGGCCAATATTTGGCTGGTGATGATCCCGATGTTGGCGTCACTTTTCCTTGGCAAGCGGGTCGCGAAAGCCTGGCTGGCGGTCATCGTCGTGAGTTGGTTGGTGGTGATCGCTGCGACGGTTCTCGGCTACCAATTCCCGCCGCCTCCGGGCGAAACGCTGATGAAGGTGCAGACCGGCATTAGTTTTATTGGCATGGGCATTGTTGCCCTGGGCATTCTTGGGCTCAAGGACGACCTGCAGTCCTGGTTGATCGATGAGTTGCGTCAAAAGGAGGCCGAGACCAGCGCCGTGCTGCAAACCGCCCCCGATGGCATCCTCACCGTCGACAGCGATGGGCGCATCCTGACCGCGAATACCGCCGCCACGCGGATCTTTGGCGCTGAGCGAGGCGCGATGGTGGGCGAGGATATCCGTCAATTGGTCGGTGAGCTGGACGCCAAGACGATGGCCTCCGTGCTTGAGTCTCAGGCATTTGGCGAGTCCATTGAGTATCTGGGGCAGCGTGGCGGGGCCGCTGAATTCCCGCTTGAGATCGCCTTTGGCACGCATAATTCGCGTATCGTGCTGGTGCTGCGGGATATCACCGAGCGGAAGATCGCCAACCAGCAGCTTCGGGACGCGCGCGACGCCGCCGTCCAGGCCAGCCAGGCCAAGAGCACATTCTTGGCCAATATGAGCCACGAGCTTCGCACCCCGCTCAACGCAGTGATCGGCTACTCCGAGATGATCAAGGAGGAGATCGAAGCCATGCAGGAAGAGGGCGTCGACAATGTGGAAATGGTGACTGACTTTCTGCCCGATCTCACCCGCATCCGCACCGCCGGCACCCACCTGCTCGCCCTGATCAACGATATCCTGGACCTGTCGAAGATCGAGGCCGGCAAGATGCTGCTCAACGTCGAGCTATTCGACGTCGCTGAGTTGGTTGAGGATATCCGCGCCACCGTCGCGCCGCTGGCGGCCAAGTCCAATAATACCCTGCGCGTTGAGATCAGCGACGAGCTCGGGTTCATGAGGTCCGACGCCACCAAGGTGCGCCAGGTGCTGTTTAACCTGTTGAGCAACGCCTGCAAATTTACCTCCGACGGCACGATTACGATGCGCGTCGGCCCGGATGAAAGCTATGAGCAGGTGATCTGCGAGGTGGAAGACACCGGCGTGGGCATGAGCGCGGAGAAGCTGGAGATGATCTTCGACGCCTTCACCCAGGCGGACTCCTCGACCACGCGCGAGTTCGGCGGCACCGGCCTCGGCTTGACCATCACTCGCCATTTTTGTGCGCTGCTTGAGGGCGATATTCAGGTGGAGTCGACCCGGGGCAAGGGCAGCAAATTTACGGTGCGCCTGGCCGCAAATATCGCCCCCGAGGAGGTGTTTCCCGCGGCGCGAGAACTCCCGCAGCAGCGGGTGGCGGCCGGGCCAAATGCCCAGACGGTGCTGGTCATCGATGATGACCCGACGATGCGCGATCTGTTGCGCCGAATCCTGGAGCGCGAGGGCTTCGTGGTCGCCACCGCCGCCAGCGGCTCCGAGGGGCTTTTGCTCGCCGAAGAGCTGCGCCCCGATCTTATCACCCTCGACGTGATGATGCCGTCGATGGACGGCTGGACGCTGCTGTCGAAGCTCAAGGCGCACGACGCGCTGGCGGGTATCCCCATCATCATGGTCACGATGGTGGCCGAGAGCGAGCGCGGCTATGCCCTGGGGGCCGACCACTATATGGTCAAGCCCATCAATCGCCAGCGCCTGGTCGATATCCTCGACGGCTACCGCGCCGCGGGGCCGGGGGGCGGGCAGATTCTGCTCGTCGAAGACGACGAGCCCACGCGCGCGCTGCTGCGCCGCACGCTGCAGAGCGACGGGTGGCAGGTCGTCGAGGCCGACAATGGCCAGGTGGGCCTGGACACCCTCGACGCGTTCACTCCGGACCTCGTGCTGCTCGACCTGATGATGCCAAAGATGGATGGGTTCGAGTTTTTGGTTGAGTTCCGAAGTCGCGAAATCTACCGCGACGTCCCCGTCATTGTGGTCACCGCCAAGGAGCTCACCGAGGCCGAACTCGAAGGGCTGCGCCAGGGGACCAGCGAGGTTCTGAGCAAGGGTGGAAGGCGCATCGGGGGCGATTACGAGGCGCAATTGCTCGAGCAGGTTCGCAAATATATGCGCAAAAATCTGCCTTCAAAAGGCGTTGATAAGAAAGTTGATAAGAAACCGGAGGGAGCGCATGCCGACGAGTCATCCTGA
- a CDS encoding Y-family DNA polymerase, producing MERLACVKLPFLAMQIALKANPEWRNFPTVLLDRDHPRGRILEANKHARRLKIEPGMRYAGALSLCSDPADSAFSNNLRAAIYCPDEYQQVREELREQLGDFSPHLDALSDFSMRFSFLATDSAKAERGEALGRTTAFWLQATGLDRLYGSFEAWAAKLEAALKEEEFFASVVVGFSRFGTYALAHTQGVGVRVLESKAQEKHMLRSLSLARLDLDPRLKESLLQLGIRTVGEFLDLPASGIARRFGKEARQFYDFASTRNDLPIRRTSEDAPIERTLLFDQGEFNTERLIFRIKFELHAMAQKLAGRALVLLQLEMNFYRDEELEFCEIVRPARPSLDESTMIELVRLRLEIIEFSRTPTRLHLLAVGVPDKSEQTRLLSARNDRRWDDAQHALARLRAEFGPLCVLGFKAQNTHLPEDRFALKPLQTLARPSASLSLVTANLAAKDDAPNSSTSLVRRILADPEPIARAVAMQNQGSEAPYILSGHWWTQEAVHREYYYLDTHSGELLWVFYDRLRRGWYLHGRVE from the coding sequence GTGGAACGCCTGGCCTGCGTTAAACTTCCTTTTTTGGCGATGCAGATCGCGCTAAAAGCAAATCCTGAGTGGCGAAATTTTCCCACGGTGCTCCTCGACCGCGATCATCCGCGCGGGCGCATTTTAGAGGCAAATAAACACGCGCGGCGCCTCAAGATCGAGCCCGGCATGCGTTATGCTGGCGCGCTCTCTCTCTGCAGCGATCCCGCGGATTCCGCGTTCTCTAATAATCTGCGCGCGGCCATCTATTGCCCCGACGAATATCAGCAGGTGCGCGAGGAGTTGCGCGAGCAGCTCGGCGATTTTAGTCCGCATCTTGACGCGCTTAGCGACTTCTCGATGCGCTTTTCGTTTTTGGCGACCGACTCCGCAAAAGCCGAGCGCGGCGAAGCCCTGGGGCGAACTACCGCCTTCTGGCTCCAGGCCACCGGTCTCGACAGACTCTATGGCAGCTTTGAGGCCTGGGCCGCCAAGCTCGAAGCAGCGCTGAAGGAGGAGGAGTTTTTCGCGTCAGTCGTGGTGGGATTTAGCCGGTTTGGCACCTATGCCCTGGCGCATACGCAAGGGGTTGGTGTGCGTGTTCTGGAGTCGAAAGCGCAAGAAAAGCATATGCTTAGGTCGCTTTCACTGGCGCGCCTCGACCTCGATCCTCGCCTGAAAGAAAGCCTGCTCCAGCTTGGCATCAGAACGGTCGGGGAGTTTTTAGACCTGCCGGCTTCGGGGATTGCCCGGCGCTTCGGCAAGGAGGCGCGCCAATTTTACGACTTCGCCTCCACCCGAAATGATCTTCCGATTCGACGCACCTCCGAGGACGCCCCGATCGAGCGAACGCTGCTGTTTGACCAGGGGGAGTTCAATACCGAGCGGCTGATCTTCCGGATCAAATTCGAGCTTCACGCGATGGCCCAGAAATTGGCCGGGCGCGCCCTGGTCTTGCTGCAGCTTGAGATGAATTTTTATCGCGATGAGGAGCTCGAGTTCTGCGAGATTGTTCGCCCCGCACGCCCGAGCCTCGACGAGAGCACCATGATCGAATTGGTGCGTCTTCGCCTCGAGATCATCGAGTTCAGCCGCACCCCGACGCGCCTTCATCTATTGGCGGTGGGCGTGCCCGACAAAAGTGAGCAAACTCGCCTGCTTAGCGCCCGAAATGACCGGCGCTGGGACGACGCTCAACACGCCCTGGCGAGGCTACGCGCGGAGTTTGGGCCGCTCTGCGTGCTGGGTTTTAAGGCACAAAATACCCATCTTCCCGAAGATCGCTTCGCGCTCAAACCCTTGCAAACGCTCGCCCGGCCAAGCGCGTCATTGTCACTTGTGACCGCGAATTTGGCGGCAAAAGACGACGCGCCAAATTCCTCAACATCCCTGGTTCGACGCATTTTGGCCGACCCCGAACCCATCGCACGCGCGGTGGCGATGCAAAATCAAGGCTCCGAAGCGCCCTATATTCTATCGGGACATTGGTGGACGCAGGAGGCCGTACACCGCGAATATTATTATCTCGACACGCATTCTGGCGAGCTTTTATGGGTGTTTTATGACCGCCTGCGCAGGGGTTGGTATTTGCATGGGAGGGTCGAATAA
- a CDS encoding DNA polymerase III subunit alpha yields MRNPGYAALWCKSNYSFLEGASHPEELIDRAIELGVEAIAVTDRDGVYGVVRAYSHARDKNIHLIYGAELTLEDQSTLILLAQTREGYRKLCQLITLGQARCPKGESQVTLAEVCAHATDLIALWGGEQSTLMRPIPEHDFDVIAKALKRAFGDRLYAMVVRHHHENQVADEARLLERAARFELPICAAIETLYHRQRRRRLQDILTCIRYNTTLERAGTLLKPNHQHALISPEDFAQRFADLPEAIANTRRIARRCTFCASQIKYAYPTGGLPEGVTSDAQLRRLSEEGAQRRYQGKIPQDVRAQLERELGIIKKLGYAGYFLSMAEIIEFCRDNEILCQGRGSAANSVVCYCLGITAIDPVRMNLLFERFMSEERAEPPDIDLDISHKRREEVIQHVYELYGREHAAILANVVRFRARSAVRSVGEVLGLDAGALEQLAKTTGRSHGPGPEDLAAAGLDPQNMEVQWLLELVEEMLDFPRHLSIHPGGFLLGAEPVHEMVPIEPATMEARTVVQWDKYDVETLGLFKLDLLGLGALTHLDKAFRLMREHRGVELSMAELPVDDPATYAMLQKADSIGVFQVESRAQMAMLPRLRPRVFYDLVIQISLVRPGPISGGMVHPYLRRRSGVEPVEYPHPSLKPVLEKTLGVPLFQEQVMKLAVIAAGYTPGEADQLRRDMGAWRSEGRLEKHREKLISRMIQRGIAREYAQRVFEQIRGFGEYGFPESHAASFALITYATAYLKCHYPVEFTCALLNSQPMGFYSSATIIEDAKRHGVRFEPLDICESVWDCAMEPIVADSSIPRAPRALRDMPGQRGAKFSIRMGFRYLKGMREDAWPAIERARSGIVGNSMRDFERLLQRLAGSLDAQTLRQLAKADAFHRFGISQRDALWRVRGLRRETLPLFPEGTSSAEVAANKTAAIAEPKFAALDKNDAIAWDYRTTFHSLRGHPMQAVRPELKRRNYPDAAELKEYPNGRSTHFVAMVICRQRPSTASGVLFMTLEDETGLANVIVWPKVYEAYRVIARTEAFLGISGQVQQQEGVCHLVAERLWVPQIELRQPASRSRDFR; encoded by the coding sequence GTGAGGAATCCGGGATACGCAGCGCTATGGTGTAAGTCGAATTATTCTTTTTTGGAGGGTGCGAGCCATCCCGAAGAGTTAATCGATCGCGCGATTGAGTTGGGGGTTGAGGCGATCGCGGTTACCGACCGCGACGGCGTCTATGGAGTCGTGCGCGCCTATAGCCACGCGAGGGATAAAAATATCCATCTTATCTACGGCGCCGAACTCACCCTTGAGGACCAATCAACCCTGATTCTATTGGCCCAAACACGCGAGGGGTATCGTAAATTGTGTCAGCTGATCACCCTCGGTCAGGCCCGGTGCCCCAAGGGCGAATCACAGGTGACGCTCGCCGAGGTTTGCGCCCACGCGACCGACCTCATCGCGCTATGGGGCGGCGAGCAGAGCACGCTGATGCGCCCAATCCCGGAGCATGATTTTGATGTGATTGCGAAGGCGCTCAAGCGCGCATTTGGCGACCGTCTTTACGCGATGGTTGTGCGCCATCACCATGAGAATCAGGTCGCCGACGAGGCGCGACTGCTGGAGCGCGCCGCCCGATTTGAGCTGCCGATTTGTGCTGCAATCGAGACGCTTTATCACCGCCAGCGCCGTCGAAGGCTTCAGGATATTCTGACCTGCATTCGTTATAATACGACGTTGGAGCGCGCCGGAACGCTCCTAAAGCCCAATCATCAGCATGCGCTTATTTCGCCCGAAGATTTCGCCCAGCGCTTCGCCGATCTTCCCGAGGCCATCGCCAACACGCGGCGCATCGCGCGTCGATGCACCTTTTGCGCCTCTCAGATTAAATATGCCTACCCGACTGGTGGGCTTCCTGAGGGGGTTACTTCAGACGCGCAACTTCGCCGACTGAGCGAGGAGGGCGCGCAGAGACGCTATCAAGGCAAGATCCCCCAGGACGTGCGCGCCCAGCTTGAGCGCGAATTAGGCATCATCAAAAAGCTCGGTTATGCCGGATATTTTCTGAGCATGGCCGAGATTATCGAGTTTTGCCGAGACAATGAAATTTTATGCCAGGGGCGCGGCTCCGCGGCCAACTCGGTGGTCTGTTATTGCCTGGGGATCACCGCCATCGACCCGGTGCGCATGAACCTGCTCTTCGAGCGATTTATGTCCGAAGAGCGCGCCGAGCCGCCCGATATTGACCTGGATATCTCTCATAAACGCCGCGAGGAGGTGATTCAGCATGTCTATGAGCTTTACGGGCGTGAGCATGCCGCGATTCTTGCGAACGTCGTGCGCTTTCGCGCGCGCTCGGCGGTGCGAAGCGTCGGCGAAGTCCTCGGCCTCGACGCAGGCGCGCTGGAGCAGCTCGCCAAAACCACCGGACGCAGCCACGGGCCGGGCCCCGAGGACCTCGCCGCGGCCGGCCTCGACCCGCAGAATATGGAGGTCCAATGGTTGCTCGAGTTGGTCGAGGAGATGCTCGACTTCCCGCGTCATCTCTCGATTCACCCCGGCGGATTTTTGCTTGGCGCCGAACCGGTCCACGAGATGGTCCCGATTGAGCCGGCCACCATGGAGGCGCGAACGGTCGTGCAGTGGGACAAATACGACGTCGAAACCCTCGGGCTCTTCAAGCTCGATCTGCTCGGGCTGGGCGCGCTCACCCATCTTGATAAGGCATTTCGCCTGATGCGCGAGCATCGCGGGGTTGAGCTTTCGATGGCCGAACTTCCGGTCGACGACCCTGCGACCTACGCGATGCTCCAGAAGGCCGACAGCATCGGCGTCTTTCAGGTCGAGAGCCGCGCGCAGATGGCGATGCTCCCGAGACTTCGCCCGCGGGTATTTTATGATCTTGTGATTCAAATCAGCCTGGTGCGCCCCGGGCCGATAAGCGGCGGGATGGTGCATCCCTATCTGCGCCGGCGAAGCGGCGTCGAGCCCGTCGAATACCCGCACCCGAGTCTCAAGCCGGTGCTCGAGAAGACCCTGGGCGTGCCCCTTTTTCAGGAGCAGGTCATGAAGTTGGCCGTCATCGCCGCTGGCTATACGCCCGGCGAGGCCGACCAATTACGCCGTGATATGGGCGCCTGGCGCAGCGAGGGGCGCCTGGAGAAGCACCGCGAAAAATTAATCAGCCGTATGATTCAGCGCGGCATCGCGCGCGAATATGCCCAGCGGGTCTTCGAGCAGATCCGGGGCTTCGGCGAATATGGATTTCCCGAGAGTCACGCGGCGAGCTTCGCGCTGATTACCTACGCCACCGCGTATTTGAAATGTCATTATCCGGTCGAGTTTACCTGCGCGCTGCTCAACTCGCAGCCGATGGGGTTTTACTCCTCGGCGACCATTATCGAGGACGCCAAACGGCATGGCGTGCGCTTTGAGCCGCTGGATATCTGCGAGAGCGTTTGGGACTGCGCCATGGAGCCCATCGTCGCAGATTCTTCGATCCCTCGGGCGCCCCGAGCGCTGCGAGATATGCCAGGTCAAAGAGGTGCTAAGTTCTCGATTCGTATGGGGTTTCGCTATCTCAAGGGCATGCGCGAGGACGCATGGCCGGCGATTGAGCGAGCGCGCAGCGGCATCGTGGGGAATTCAATGCGCGACTTCGAGCGATTGCTCCAGCGACTCGCCGGCTCACTCGACGCCCAGACCCTGCGCCAACTGGCCAAGGCCGACGCCTTCCACCGCTTTGGCATCTCGCAGCGCGACGCCCTCTGGCGGGTGCGGGGACTTCGGCGCGAGACATTGCCGCTGTTTCCCGAGGGTACTTCTTCGGCCGAGGTGGCCGCCAATAAAACGGCCGCCATCGCCGAGCCTAAATTTGCCGCGCTCGACAAAAATGACGCCATCGCCTGGGATTATCGCACCACCTTTCATAGCCTGCGTGGCCACCCGATGCAGGCGGTGCGCCCCGAGTTAAAGCGCCGCAATTACCCCGACGCCGCCGAGCTCAAAGAATACCCGAACGGGCGCTCCACCCATTTTGTGGCGATGGTCATCTGCCGCCAACGCCCGAGCACCGCCTCCGGCGTGCTCTTTATGACCCTGGAAGATGAGACCGGCCTGGCAAATGTCATCGTCTGGCCAAAGGTCTACGAGGCCTATCGCGTCATCGCGCGCACCGAGGCTTTTTTAGGCATCAGCGGGCAGGTTCAGCAGCAGGAGGGGGTGTGCCATCTCGTCGCTGAGCGCCTCTGGGTGCCCCAGATTGAGCTTCGCCAGCCGGCTTCACGAAGTCGCGATTTTCGCTGA
- the mce gene encoding methylmalonyl-CoA epimerase: protein MLTKIDHIGIAVRSIEASIALYRDAFGLEFLGEEEVAAQGVRVAFFKIGESMIELLEPLNETGPIARFLAKNGEGVHHIAAGCEDIEAGRARMTEHQIRLLSDEPLDGAHGKLISFMHPSDTGRVLFELTQRAEPEEG, encoded by the coding sequence ATGCTGACAAAGATCGACCATATTGGAATCGCGGTGCGCTCCATTGAGGCGAGCATCGCGTTGTATCGGGACGCGTTTGGCCTGGAGTTTTTGGGCGAAGAAGAAGTCGCGGCTCAGGGCGTGCGGGTGGCGTTTTTTAAGATCGGTGAGTCGATGATTGAGCTGTTGGAGCCGCTCAACGAGACGGGACCCATCGCGCGGTTTTTGGCGAAAAATGGCGAGGGCGTGCATCATATCGCGGCGGGCTGTGAGGATATTGAGGCGGGGCGGGCGCGGATGACCGAGCACCAGATTCGTCTGCTGAGCGACGAGCCGCTCGACGGCGCCCACGGCAAGCTTATCAGCTTTATGCACCCCTCCGACACCGGGCGCGTGCTCTTCGAACTCACCCAGCGCGCCGAGCCCGAAGAGGGTTAA
- a CDS encoding YceI family protein produces MTWNIDKAHSKIGFSVRHMMIAKVHGEFTNFDVQLNLDPVELGNSKIIANIDVQSIDTAQSQRDDHLRSADFFDVEAFPTINFQSTDFEKSGDDNVRLEGLLTIRGITKPITLKGEQLGPVKNPMSGVRSVGYSLTGELSREDFGLTWNKAMESGGVMVGKKVTINIDVEVAESE; encoded by the coding sequence ATGACCTGGAATATTGACAAGGCTCACTCGAAGATCGGGTTTAGCGTGCGCCATATGATGATCGCGAAGGTGCACGGTGAGTTCACCAATTTTGACGTCCAGCTCAACCTGGACCCGGTGGAGCTCGGCAATTCAAAAATTATCGCTAATATCGACGTCCAGAGCATCGACACCGCCCAATCGCAGCGCGACGATCATCTGAGGTCCGCAGATTTCTTCGACGTCGAAGCATTCCCCACGATCAACTTCCAGAGCACGGACTTCGAGAAATCCGGCGACGACAATGTTAGGCTGGAGGGCTTGTTGACCATCCGCGGCATCACCAAGCCCATCACCCTGAAGGGCGAGCAACTCGGGCCGGTCAAAAACCCGATGTCGGGAGTCCGTTCGGTCGGCTATTCACTGACCGGCGAGCTGAGCCGTGAGGACTTCGGCCTGACCTGGAATAAGGCGATGGAGTCGGGCGGGGTGATGGTCGGCAAAAAGGTGACCATCAATATCGACGTCGAAGTCGCCGAGAGCGAGTGA
- a CDS encoding DUF4215 domain-containing protein produces the protein MTCLISACTTSASDSDAPLGEDAGVADVGEDVGEDVGEDVGEDVGEDVGEDVGEDVGEDIAADPTCDDDLLNGNETDVDCGGGDCAPCAPDLNCTEGTDCAEGVCAGGICAQAECGDALVNGSEQCDDGNADSGDGCDDTCQTEEGWICSAEEPSVCALGCGDGLVVGLEECDDGGESASCDADCTAPLCGDAVVNTAAGEECDDGGESASCNADCTPVRCGDGVLNAAADEECDDANEADGDGCSSQCLTEVCGDGALNNNGTEQCDDGNSTDGDGCSAACEVECARGEFYCEADDQCVATDSDDANCGACGNVCATDQMCVAGVCESLCFGVDCSAHETLCATAACVIENNAATCQATPVADGDACIADHATCETPTSICQAGNCVGTALNGDAVTCPLSAPTTFLNPRWMGWHGSSNTFWTQGVASCEADEVLTGITVRHSGHFMAWIGLVQGICSTVSSAGDDYVLAERGATAQLGYGAPSGTTSTARCAANEMLVGLGGRSGTSIDAISVRCAPYSLVADASGARAITRGEISESAIVGNSGGGSFEQDCSNDGVARDFEFVQSPGTVGNTGLRLNCHDIYLPVD, from the coding sequence ATGACATGCCTGATAAGCGCCTGCACCACTTCGGCGTCGGATTCAGACGCACCTCTCGGCGAAGATGCCGGCGTTGCGGACGTCGGTGAAGACGTCGGTGAAGACGTCGGTGAAGACGTCGGTGAGGACGTCGGTGAGGACGTCGGTGAGGACGTCGGTGAGGACGTCGGTGAGGATATCGCCGCAGATCCGACCTGCGACGACGATCTGCTTAACGGCAACGAGACGGACGTCGACTGCGGAGGCGGCGATTGCGCGCCCTGCGCGCCCGACTTGAATTGCACCGAAGGGACCGACTGCGCCGAGGGTGTATGCGCCGGGGGGATCTGCGCGCAGGCCGAATGCGGCGACGCGCTGGTCAACGGGAGCGAGCAATGTGACGACGGCAATGCGGACTCGGGCGACGGCTGCGACGACACCTGCCAGACCGAAGAGGGATGGATATGCAGCGCCGAAGAGCCCAGCGTATGCGCGCTGGGATGCGGCGATGGGCTGGTGGTGGGGCTCGAAGAGTGTGACGACGGCGGCGAGTCGGCGAGCTGCGACGCCGACTGCACGGCGCCGCTGTGCGGCGACGCCGTGGTCAACACGGCCGCCGGCGAGGAGTGTGACGACGGCGGCGAGTCGGCGAGCTGCAACGCGGATTGCACCCCGGTGCGCTGCGGCGACGGCGTGCTCAACGCGGCCGCCGACGAGGAGTGCGACGATGCTAATGAAGCCGACGGGGATGGTTGCTCAAGCCAATGCCTCACCGAGGTCTGCGGCGACGGCGCGCTCAATAACAACGGCACGGAGCAATGCGACGACGGAAACTCGACTGACGGCGACGGCTGCAGCGCTGCGTGCGAGGTGGAATGCGCCCGCGGCGAATTCTATTGCGAAGCCGACGACCAATGTGTCGCCACCGACAGTGACGACGCGAACTGCGGCGCGTGTGGCAATGTCTGCGCGACCGACCAGATGTGCGTGGCCGGCGTGTGTGAGTCGCTTTGCTTCGGGGTCGATTGCTCGGCGCACGAGACGCTCTGCGCCACGGCTGCGTGCGTGATTGAAAATAATGCAGCGACTTGCCAGGCGACCCCGGTTGCCGACGGCGACGCCTGCATCGCCGACCACGCGACCTGTGAGACCCCCACCTCAATATGCCAGGCGGGCAATTGCGTGGGGACCGCCCTGAACGGCGACGCCGTCACATGCCCGCTGAGCGCCCCCACGACCTTCCTAAACCCGCGCTGGATGGGATGGCACGGCTCGTCCAACACCTTCTGGACCCAGGGAGTCGCCTCGTGCGAGGCGGACGAAGTGCTCACGGGCATCACCGTAAGGCACAGTGGTCACTTTATGGCCTGGATTGGCTTAGTCCAGGGGATCTGCTCGACGGTCTCGAGCGCGGGCGACGACTACGTATTGGCGGAGCGAGGCGCCACGGCGCAGCTTGGTTACGGCGCGCCCTCCGGCACGACGAGCACCGCGCGCTGCGCGGCCAACGAGATGTTGGTGGGCCTGGGTGGGCGAAGCGGCACATCGATTGATGCCATCAGCGTGCGCTGTGCCCCTTACTCACTGGTGGCAGACGCGTCCGGCGCGCGCGCCATCACGCGTGGGGAAATTTCGGAGTCGGCAATCGTTGGAAATAGCGGCGGTGGGTCTTTCGAGCAGGACTGCTCAAATGATGGCGTGGCGCGCGATTTTGAGTTCGTTCAATCGCCAGGCACCGTAGGCAACACGGGCTTGCGGCTGAATTGCCACGATATCTATTTGCCCGTCGACTAA